The following coding sequences lie in one Lysobacter capsici genomic window:
- a CDS encoding inositol monophosphatase family protein, with translation MQKPAVTLMVKAARSAGNVLLRHMHRLDALNIVEKDRMDYASEVDSLAEAEIIKEFRRATPDYAILGEESGPIGQARFTWVIDPLDGTSNYLHGIPHFCVSIALCENGEPIHGVIFDPLRNDLFTTSRGSGTQLNEKRVRIAERKDLTGAMLITGFPPRERARASAHLKCLDNLLVDAEDVRRTGSAALDLAYVACGRADAYFEAGLKPWDIAAGALMVREAGGKVCDFKGRSTGPMDNRGLPPRQLVAGNLKIADALQNRIVNTGYAAAFD, from the coding sequence ATGCAGAAACCCGCCGTCACCCTCATGGTCAAGGCCGCTCGCTCCGCCGGCAACGTGCTGCTGCGCCACATGCACCGCCTGGATGCGCTGAACATCGTCGAGAAGGACCGCATGGACTACGCCAGCGAAGTCGACAGCCTGGCCGAAGCGGAGATCATCAAGGAATTCCGCCGCGCCACCCCCGACTACGCCATCCTCGGCGAGGAAAGCGGCCCGATCGGCCAGGCCCGTTTCACCTGGGTCATCGATCCGCTCGACGGCACCAGCAACTACCTGCACGGCATCCCGCATTTCTGCGTGTCGATCGCGCTGTGCGAAAACGGCGAACCGATCCACGGCGTGATCTTCGACCCGCTGCGCAACGACCTGTTCACCACCAGCCGCGGCAGCGGCACCCAGCTCAACGAAAAGCGCGTGCGCATCGCCGAGCGCAAGGACCTGACCGGCGCGATGCTGATCACCGGCTTCCCGCCGCGCGAACGCGCCCGCGCCAGCGCCCACCTCAAGTGCCTGGACAACCTGCTGGTCGACGCCGAAGACGTGCGCCGCACCGGCTCGGCCGCGCTCGACCTGGCCTACGTCGCCTGCGGCCGCGCCGACGCCTATTTCGAAGCCGGCCTCAAGCCGTGGGACATCGCCGCCGGCGCCCTGATGGTGCGCGAGGCCGGCGGCAAGGTTTGCGACTTCAAGGGCCGCTCGACTGGGCCGATGGACAATCGCGGCTTGCCGCCGCGGCAGTTGGTCGCGGGTAATTTGAAGATTGCCGATGCGTTGCAGAATCGGATCGTCAATACGGGCTACGCCGCCGCGTTTGATTGA
- a CDS encoding RNA methyltransferase, with product MNSDPRDTPPPPERPEIANSPVAPGDAAPPTAAPDPAAARIRIVLVGTQHPGNIGSAARAMKTMGLSRLVLVAPEKALDRDAYAMAAGADDVLEAAPILPDLAAAVADCHWVLGCTARSRRIALEELHPRFAAERVDARAREGAQVALVFGRERTGLNNDELQLCHAAVHIPANPDYSSLNLGAAVQVLSYELRIAALAAAAADPTGDHRDPPASHAQLEGFFGQLGEALDAIDFHKGRAPESAMRKLRRLFLRADLDEREVRLLRGVLADVERMAMLAGQRR from the coding sequence ATGAACTCCGATCCTCGCGACACCCCGCCGCCGCCCGAGCGGCCCGAAATTGCCAACTCCCCCGTCGCCCCGGGCGACGCGGCCCCGCCCACCGCCGCGCCCGATCCGGCCGCCGCCCGCATCCGCATCGTCCTGGTCGGCACCCAGCACCCGGGCAACATCGGCTCGGCGGCCCGGGCCATGAAGACCATGGGCCTGTCGCGGCTGGTCCTGGTCGCGCCGGAGAAGGCGCTCGACCGCGACGCCTACGCGATGGCCGCCGGCGCCGACGACGTGCTCGAAGCCGCGCCGATCCTGCCCGACCTGGCCGCGGCGGTCGCCGATTGCCACTGGGTCCTGGGCTGCACCGCGCGCAGCCGCCGGATCGCGCTGGAGGAACTCCACCCGCGCTTCGCCGCCGAGCGCGTCGACGCCCGCGCCCGCGAGGGCGCGCAGGTCGCGCTGGTGTTCGGGCGCGAGCGCACCGGCCTGAACAACGACGAATTGCAGTTGTGCCATGCCGCGGTGCATATCCCGGCCAATCCCGATTACAGCTCGCTCAACCTCGGCGCGGCGGTGCAGGTGCTCAGTTACGAACTGCGCATCGCCGCGCTGGCCGCGGCCGCCGCCGATCCGACCGGCGACCATCGCGACCCGCCGGCCTCGCATGCGCAGTTGGAAGGCTTCTTCGGCCAGCTCGGCGAGGCGCTCGATGCGATCGACTTCCACAAGGGCCGCGCGCCCGAATCGGCCATGCGCAAGCTGCGCCGGCTGTTCCTGCGCGCCGATCTGGACGAGCGCGAAGTGCGGCTGCTGCGCGGCGTGCTCGCCGATGTCGAGCGCATGGCGATGCTGGCTGGCCAGCGTCGCTGA
- a CDS encoding phosphate/phosphite/phosphonate ABC transporter substrate-binding protein, giving the protein MGLVLAGASAGVAASPDPHDTRGGHPEDTDAHVLVLGRISDDPKAHYEQLKPLLDYVVPRMAEVGIREGRILMAKDVQQMASYLRRGRVDWVSETAGTAMLLHQRAGARPLLLTERDGVSHYHSVFFARRDSGLRSLEDLSGHNVAFQRPTSTSAYFVPAATLLERGLTLEILLSPTDRINRGGVGYLFARSELNVSTWVHKRLVDAGVMSNLDWNNPRRMPEAFRRDLIEIGRSEDYPRALEVVRGDLDPKVAARLREVLIDAAGDPDAGEALLRFFKTTRFMPIDAESQRALDHIGSGVARVRAEVE; this is encoded by the coding sequence TTGGGGCTCGTCCTGGCCGGGGCGTCGGCCGGCGTCGCGGCGTCGCCCGATCCGCACGACACCCGCGGCGGCCACCCCGAAGACACCGATGCCCACGTGCTGGTGCTGGGCCGGATCAGCGACGATCCCAAGGCCCATTACGAACAGCTCAAGCCGCTGCTCGACTACGTGGTCCCGCGCATGGCCGAGGTCGGCATCCGCGAGGGCCGCATCCTGATGGCCAAGGACGTGCAGCAGATGGCCAGCTATCTGCGCCGCGGCCGGGTCGACTGGGTCAGCGAGACCGCCGGCACCGCGATGCTGCTGCACCAGCGCGCCGGCGCGCGGCCGTTGCTGCTGACCGAGCGCGACGGGGTCAGCCACTACCACAGCGTGTTCTTCGCCCGCCGCGACAGCGGGCTGCGCTCGCTCGAAGACCTCAGCGGCCACAACGTCGCGTTCCAGCGGCCGACCTCGACCAGCGCCTACTTCGTCCCGGCCGCGACCTTGCTCGAACGCGGCCTGACCCTGGAAATCCTGCTGTCGCCGACCGACCGGATCAACCGCGGCGGGGTCGGCTATCTGTTCGCGCGCTCCGAGCTCAACGTTTCGACCTGGGTCCACAAGCGCCTGGTCGATGCCGGGGTGATGAGCAACCTGGACTGGAACAATCCGCGCCGCATGCCCGAAGCGTTCCGTCGCGACCTGATCGAGATCGGCCGCAGCGAGGACTATCCGCGCGCGCTGGAAGTCGTGCGCGGCGATCTCGATCCGAAAGTCGCCGCGCGCCTGCGCGAGGTGCTGATCGACGCGGCCGGCGATCCCGACGCCGGCGAAGCGCTGCTGCGTTTCTTCAAGACCACCCGCTTCATGCCGATCGACGCCGAATCGCAGCGCGCGCTGGACCACATCGGTTCGGGCGTGGCGCGGGTGCGGGCGGAGGTCGAATGA